In one Pseudomonas purpurea genomic region, the following are encoded:
- the lpxB gene encoding lipid-A-disaccharide synthase, producing the protein MANLRIALVAGEASGDILGAGLMRALKVQHRDVEFIGVGGPLMQAEGLTSYFPMERLAVMGLVEVLGRLRELLARRKKLIATLIAEKPDVFIGIDAPDFTLNIELKLRQAGIKTVHYVSPSVWAWRQKRVLKIREGCDLMLTLFPFEAKFYEEKGVPVRFVGHSLADAIPLEADRAAARAELGLTAGPLVALMPGSRGGEVGRLGGLFLDTAERLRALCPGVRFVMPCASPERREQIEALLVGRDLPVTLLDGRSHQALAACDAVLIASGTATLEALLHKRPMVVAYRLAPLTFWILKRMVKSPYISLPNLLAQRLLVPELLQDDATPEALAQTLLPLIEGGEEQTAGFDQIHRTLRLDASNQAADAVLNLIGKPQ; encoded by the coding sequence ATGGCCAATCTGCGTATTGCGCTGGTGGCGGGCGAAGCCTCCGGCGATATTCTGGGTGCAGGTTTGATGCGTGCGCTGAAGGTTCAGCACCGAGACGTTGAGTTCATCGGTGTTGGCGGTCCGCTGATGCAGGCCGAAGGCCTGACCTCATACTTTCCAATGGAACGCCTGGCGGTCATGGGGCTGGTTGAAGTCCTGGGGCGTTTGCGTGAGTTGCTTGCTCGACGCAAGAAGCTGATCGCGACCCTGATCGCGGAAAAGCCGGACGTGTTCATCGGCATCGATGCGCCGGACTTCACCCTCAATATCGAACTCAAACTGCGTCAGGCCGGCATCAAGACCGTGCACTACGTCAGCCCTTCAGTCTGGGCCTGGCGGCAGAAGCGCGTGCTGAAGATCCGCGAAGGCTGCGATTTGATGCTGACGTTGTTCCCGTTTGAAGCCAAATTCTACGAAGAGAAAGGCGTGCCCGTGCGGTTCGTCGGCCATTCGCTGGCCGATGCCATTCCCTTGGAGGCTGATCGTGCTGCCGCTCGCGCTGAGCTGGGATTGACCGCTGGCCCGTTGGTCGCGTTGATGCCGGGCAGCCGAGGCGGTGAAGTCGGACGCCTGGGTGGCTTGTTCCTTGATACGGCCGAGCGTTTACGTGCGCTGTGTCCGGGTGTGCGGTTTGTCATGCCGTGTGCCAGCCCGGAGCGTCGCGAGCAGATCGAAGCGTTGCTGGTGGGGCGTGATTTGCCGGTGACACTGCTCGATGGTCGGTCACATCAAGCGCTGGCCGCCTGTGATGCGGTGCTGATTGCCTCCGGCACAGCGACGCTGGAGGCCTTGTTGCACAAGCGGCCGATGGTGGTTGCTTATCGCCTGGCGCCGCTGACGTTCTGGATTCTCAAGCGCATGGTCAAAAGCCCCTACATCTCGTTGCCGAACTTGCTGGCCCAGCGTTTGCTGGTACCCGAGTTGCTGCAGGACGATGCAACGCCCGAGGCGCTGGCGCAGACCCTGTTGCCGTTGATCGAGGGTGGCGAAGAGCAGACTGCCGGGTTTGATCAGATTCACCGCACCTTGCGCCTTGATGCTTCGAATCAGGCCGCAGACGCCGTCCTTAACTTGATCGGCAAACCTCAATGA
- the rnhB gene encoding ribonuclease HII encodes MQMGLDFTLVADAEDLVAGVDEVGRGPLCGAVVTAAVILDPSRPILGLNDSKKLTEARREKLYDEIREKALSWCIARAEVEEIDELNILHATMLAMQRAVAGLHIMPKLAMIDGNRCPQLAMPAEAVVKGDSKVPAIAAASILAKVSRDREMAAFELIYPGYGIGGHKGYPTPVHLEALARLGPTPIHRRSFAPVRLAYEAREGLIER; translated from the coding sequence ATGCAAATGGGCCTGGATTTCACCCTCGTCGCAGACGCCGAAGACCTTGTGGCGGGTGTCGATGAAGTCGGTCGTGGTCCGTTGTGCGGTGCGGTCGTAACGGCGGCAGTGATCCTCGATCCGAGCCGACCGATTCTCGGTCTCAACGATTCGAAGAAGCTCACCGAAGCACGCCGCGAAAAGCTCTACGACGAAATCCGCGAGAAAGCCCTGAGCTGGTGTATCGCGCGTGCCGAAGTTGAAGAAATCGACGAGCTGAATATCCTGCACGCCACCATGCTGGCCATGCAGCGCGCGGTCGCAGGCCTGCACATCATGCCGAAACTGGCGATGATCGATGGCAACCGATGCCCGCAACTGGCAATGCCTGCCGAAGCGGTGGTCAAGGGCGATAGCAAGGTGCCGGCGATTGCCGCCGCCTCGATTCTGGCGAAAGTCAGCCGGGATCGCGAAATGGCTGCTTTCGAACTGATTTATCCGGGGTACGGCATCGGCGGCCACAAAGGCTACCCGACTCCCGTTCATCTGGAAGCCTTGGCCCGTTTGGGGCCGACACCCATTCACCGACGCTCCTTCGCCCCTGTGCGGCTGGCTTACGAGGCGCGTGAGGGTTTGATCGAGCGTTAG
- the dnaE gene encoding DNA polymerase III subunit alpha, with amino-acid sequence MPASFVHLRLHTEYSLVDGLVRIKPLVKTLVGMNMPAVAVTDQNNMCSLVKFYKNAMGAGIKPICGADLWLSNKDPDNPLSRISFLAMNAVGYRNLTELISRGFIDGQRNGQIIIEREWVAEANEGLIMLSAAKEGEIGIAMLSGNPDEAEILAREWMAVFPDRFYLEVQRTNRPNDEEQLHGAVALAEKIGAPLVATNDVRFIKQQDFEAHETRVCIGEGRALDDPRRSKNYSDQQYLKSAEEMAELFSDLPEALENTVEIAKRCNIEVKLGTHFLPNFPIPDGMTIDEYFRKVSFDGLEERLSVLLPKDTTEDYEAKRQVYVDRLNFELDIIIQMGFPGYFLIVMDFIQWAKSNGVPVGPGRGSGAGSLVAYVQKITDLDPLEYDLLFERFLNPERVSMPDFDVDFCMDGRDRVIDYVAEKYGRNAVSQIITFGSMAAKAVVRDVARVQGKSYGLADRLSKMIPFEVGMTLEKAYEQEEILRDFIKVDEEAAEIWEMARKLEGVVRNVGKHAGGVVIAPTKLTDFSPIYCDEEGGGLVTQFDKDDVEAAGLVKFDFLGLRTLTIIDWALKTINRDRAKVDEPPLDIAFIPLDDKPTYTLLQKAETTAVFQLESRGMKELIKKLKPDCLEDLIALVALFRPGPLQSGMVDDFINRKHGRAELAYPHSDYQYEGLKPVLAPTYGIILYQEQVMQIAQVMAGYTLGGADMLRRAMGKKKPEEMAKQRGGFIEGCATNNIDADLAGNIFDLVEKFAGYGFNKSHSAAYGLVSYQTAWLKAHYPAPFMAAVLSADMHNTDKVVTLIEEIRTMKLRLDAPDVNTSEFKFTVNDEGRIIYGLGAIKGVGEGPVEAITEARQDGPFKDLFDFCARVDLKRINKRTLDGLIRSGALDRLGPYFHDEPKAYQANIDLNRAVLLTAMEEAIKAAEQTARTHDSGHADLFGGLFVEADADVYANHRKAKELTLKERLKGEKDTLGLYLTGHPIDEYEGEIRRFARQRIIDLKPARDTQTVAGMIIALRVMKNKKGDKMGFITLDDRSGRIEASLFAEAFHSAQSLLQTDAMVVVEGEVSNDDFSGGLRLRVKRVMSMEDARTNLAESLRLKVQTQDLKGDQLRWLGELFKRHRGACPITMEYTSPDAKALLQFGETWRIDPADALIQALRDQFGRDNVFLQYR; translated from the coding sequence ATGCCGGCTTCATTCGTTCACCTACGCCTGCACACTGAATACTCCCTGGTCGATGGTCTGGTGCGGATCAAACCGCTGGTCAAGACCCTGGTCGGCATGAACATGCCTGCCGTGGCGGTCACCGACCAGAACAACATGTGTTCCCTGGTCAAGTTCTACAAAAACGCCATGGGCGCCGGGATCAAGCCGATCTGTGGCGCCGACCTGTGGCTGTCGAACAAAGATCCGGATAACCCGCTGAGCCGCATCAGCTTCCTGGCGATGAACGCCGTGGGTTATCGCAACCTCACCGAGTTGATCTCCCGAGGCTTCATTGACGGTCAGCGTAACGGCCAGATCATCATTGAGCGCGAGTGGGTGGCCGAGGCCAACGAAGGCTTGATCATGCTGTCGGCGGCCAAAGAGGGCGAGATCGGTATCGCCATGCTCAGCGGCAACCCAGACGAAGCCGAAATCCTGGCGCGCGAATGGATGGCGGTGTTCCCGGATCGTTTCTATCTGGAAGTGCAGCGCACCAACCGCCCCAACGACGAAGAGCAACTGCACGGCGCCGTGGCCCTGGCCGAAAAAATCGGCGCGCCGCTGGTGGCGACCAACGATGTGCGCTTCATCAAGCAGCAGGACTTCGAGGCTCACGAAACCCGCGTGTGCATCGGCGAAGGCCGGGCGCTCGACGACCCGCGTCGCTCCAAGAATTACAGCGACCAGCAGTACCTCAAAAGTGCCGAGGAAATGGCCGAGTTGTTCAGCGACTTGCCTGAGGCGCTGGAAAACACCGTCGAGATCGCCAAGCGTTGCAACATCGAAGTGAAGCTGGGCACGCACTTCCTGCCCAACTTCCCGATTCCCGATGGCATGACCATCGACGAGTATTTCCGCAAGGTGTCCTTCGATGGCCTCGAAGAGCGCTTGAGCGTGCTGCTGCCCAAGGACACCACCGAAGACTACGAAGCCAAGCGTCAGGTTTACGTCGACCGGTTGAATTTCGAGCTGGATATCATCATCCAGATGGGGTTTCCCGGTTACTTCCTGATCGTTATGGACTTTATCCAGTGGGCCAAGAGCAACGGCGTACCGGTAGGCCCGGGCCGTGGGTCGGGTGCCGGGTCGCTGGTGGCCTATGTGCAGAAGATCACCGACCTCGACCCGCTGGAATATGACCTGCTGTTCGAACGTTTCCTTAACCCGGAACGGGTTTCCATGCCCGACTTCGACGTCGACTTCTGCATGGACGGTCGCGACCGCGTGATCGACTACGTGGCCGAGAAGTACGGTCGCAACGCGGTAAGCCAGATCATCACCTTCGGTTCCATGGCCGCCAAGGCTGTGGTCCGCGACGTGGCGCGGGTGCAGGGCAAGTCCTACGGGCTGGCGGATCGTCTGTCGAAGATGATTCCGTTCGAAGTCGGCATGACCCTGGAAAAAGCCTACGAACAGGAAGAAATCCTGCGTGACTTTATCAAGGTCGATGAAGAAGCCGCGGAAATCTGGGAAATGGCCCGCAAGCTTGAAGGCGTGGTGCGTAACGTCGGCAAGCACGCCGGTGGTGTGGTTATTGCGCCGACCAAGCTGACCGACTTCTCGCCGATCTATTGCGACGAAGAGGGCGGCGGTCTCGTTACCCAGTTCGACAAGGACGACGTCGAGGCGGCCGGTCTGGTGAAGTTCGACTTCCTGGGGCTGCGGACCCTGACGATCATCGACTGGGCGCTGAAAACCATTAACCGCGACCGCGCCAAGGTCGACGAACCGCCGCTGGATATCGCGTTTATCCCGCTGGACGACAAGCCGACGTACACGCTGCTGCAAAAAGCTGAAACCACCGCGGTGTTCCAGCTTGAGTCGCGAGGTATGAAAGAGCTGATCAAAAAGCTCAAGCCCGACTGCCTGGAAGACTTGATCGCCCTGGTAGCACTGTTCCGCCCAGGCCCGCTGCAATCGGGCATGGTGGACGACTTCATCAACCGTAAGCACGGTCGCGCCGAACTGGCGTACCCGCACTCGGATTACCAGTACGAAGGCCTCAAGCCGGTACTGGCGCCGACGTACGGCATCATCCTGTATCAGGAACAGGTGATGCAGATTGCCCAGGTCATGGCCGGTTACACCCTCGGTGGTGCGGACATGCTGCGGCGAGCCATGGGCAAGAAGAAACCCGAAGAAATGGCCAAGCAGCGCGGCGGTTTCATTGAAGGTTGCGCCACCAACAATATCGATGCCGATCTTGCGGGTAACATCTTCGACCTGGTAGAGAAGTTCGCCGGTTATGGCTTCAACAAGTCTCACTCCGCCGCCTACGGTCTGGTGTCGTACCAGACCGCGTGGCTGAAAGCTCATTACCCGGCGCCGTTCATGGCCGCGGTGCTGTCGGCGGATATGCACAACACCGACAAGGTTGTGACCTTGATCGAAGAAATTCGCACCATGAAGCTGCGTCTCGACGCGCCGGATGTGAATACCTCCGAGTTCAAGTTCACGGTGAATGACGAAGGCCGCATTATTTACGGGCTGGGCGCGATCAAGGGGGTTGGCGAGGGGCCGGTCGAGGCGATTACCGAGGCGCGCCAGGACGGGCCGTTCAAGGACCTGTTCGATTTTTGCGCCCGGGTCGACCTCAAGCGCATCAACAAACGAACCCTCGACGGCTTGATCCGCAGTGGCGCTCTGGATCGCCTTGGCCCGTATTTCCACGATGAGCCGAAGGCTTATCAGGCCAATATCGACCTCAATCGGGCGGTCTTGCTGACGGCCATGGAAGAAGCGATCAAGGCGGCCGAGCAGACCGCCCGTACGCACGACAGCGGTCACGCCGACCTGTTTGGTGGCCTGTTCGTTGAAGCAGACGCCGATGTCTACGCCAATCACCGCAAGGCCAAGGAGCTGACCCTCAAGGAACGGCTGAAAGGGGAGAAAGATACCCTGGGCCTGTACCTCACCGGTCACCCGATTGACGAGTACGAAGGTGAGATCCGCCGTTTCGCCCGCCAACGCATCATCGACCTGAAGCCGGCGCGCGATACCCAGACGGTTGCGGGCATGATCATCGCGCTGCGGGTCATGAAGAACAAAAAGGGCGACAAGATGGGCTTCATCACCCTCGACGACCGCTCGGGCCGCATCGAGGCGTCGTTGTTTGCTGAGGCCTTCCATTCGGCGCAGTCGCTGTTGCAGACCGATGCCATGGTGGTGGTCGAAGGCGAGGTCAGCAATGACGACTTCTCCGGCGGCCTGCGCTTGCGGGTCAAGCGGGTGATGAGCATGGAAGATGCGCGCACCAACCTGGCCGAAAGCCTGCGCTTGAAGGTCCAGACCCAAGACCTCAAAGGCGATCAGCTACGCTGGCTGGGCGAGTTGTTCAAGCGCCACCGGGGCGCGTGCCCGATTACCATGGAATACACCAGCCCCGATGCCAAGGCCTTGTTGCAGTTTGGCGAGACCTGGCGAATCGATCCGGCGGATGCCTTGATTCAAGCCCTGCGTGACCAGTTCGGGCGAGACAACGTCTTCCTCCAATACCGTTGA
- a CDS encoding acetyl-CoA carboxylase carboxyltransferase subunit alpha, with protein sequence MNPNFLDFEQPIADLQAKIEELRLVGNDNSLNIGDEISRLQDKSSTLTEDIFGKLTSWQIARLARHPRRPYTLDYIEHIFTEFDELHGDRHFSDDAAIVGGVARLDDQPVMIIGHQKGREVREKVRRNFGMPRPEGYRKACRLMEMAERFKMPILTFIDTPGAYPGIDAEERNQSEAIAWNLRVMARLKTPIIATVIGEGGSGGALAIGVCDQLNMLQYSTYAVISPEGCASILWKTAEKAPDAAEAMGITAERLKGLGIVDKVISEPLGGAHRNPAAAAASIRAELSSQLAMLKKFDNDALLARRYERLMSYGL encoded by the coding sequence ATGAACCCGAATTTTCTTGATTTCGAACAGCCGATCGCCGACCTGCAAGCCAAGATCGAAGAGTTGCGCTTGGTCGGTAATGACAATTCGCTGAATATCGGCGATGAAATCTCCCGCCTGCAAGACAAGAGCAGCACGCTCACCGAAGACATCTTCGGCAAGCTGACCAGTTGGCAGATCGCACGCCTGGCGCGTCACCCGCGTCGCCCGTACACCCTGGACTACATCGAACACATCTTCACCGAGTTCGATGAGTTGCACGGTGATCGCCACTTCTCCGACGACGCAGCCATCGTTGGCGGTGTTGCCCGTCTGGACGACCAGCCGGTGATGATCATCGGTCACCAGAAAGGTCGCGAGGTGCGCGAGAAGGTTCGCCGCAACTTCGGCATGCCGCGTCCGGAAGGCTACCGCAAGGCTTGCCGCCTGATGGAAATGGCCGAGCGTTTCAAAATGCCGATCCTGACCTTCATCGACACCCCGGGTGCATACCCGGGTATCGACGCTGAAGAGCGTAACCAGAGCGAAGCGATTGCCTGGAACCTGCGGGTCATGGCGCGCCTGAAAACCCCAATCATCGCCACCGTGATCGGTGAGGGTGGTTCCGGTGGTGCGCTGGCGATCGGTGTGTGCGATCAGTTGAACATGCTGCAGTATTCGACCTACGCGGTGATCTCGCCGGAAGGTTGTGCTTCGATTCTGTGGAAAACCGCCGAAAAAGCCCCGGATGCCGCTGAAGCGATGGGCATCACCGCCGAGCGCCTGAAAGGCCTGGGTATCGTCGACAAAGTGATCAGCGAACCACTGGGCGGCGCACACCGCAATCCGGCGGCTGCTGCGGCTTCGATCCGTGCCGAGCTGAGCTCGCAACTGGCGATGCTGAAGAAGTTCGACAACGATGCGTTGCTGGCTCGCCGTTACGAGCGTCTGATGAGCTACGGTCTCTGA
- the tilS gene encoding tRNA lysidine(34) synthetase TilS, whose protein sequence is MSSSRIDLPARLLLSLAPWRTAPTWRVAFSGGLDSTVLLHLLAQLAKNQPLPKLKAIHVHHGLQAAADAWPAHCQSVCDALGVPLEVVRVQVQPGASLERAARDARYGAFVAATHPGELLLTAQHRDDQAETLLFRLLRGAGVRGLSAMPLERPLGGGHLLRPLLCVARRELEAYAAAHQLSWVEDPSNADQQFSRNYLRQQIFPALTQRWPQAVATIARSAAHLSEAQELLDELAEMDRVHAATVSEFDWLGVPSLDMAALEKLSTARQRNVLSHWLAPLTRLPDSDHWSGWNSVRDAASDARPIWRLADGELHRAGGRIWWLSANWLHAPVLDQCWTAPVQALHLPDNGHLAFSGQPPEGVLSVRYRQGGEVMSLPGRGHRDLKRLLNESGLPLFARGRLPLLYRDGQLLAVANLPGLAGSAHGDWRLHWQPANQDQGLS, encoded by the coding sequence ATGAGTTCATCCAGGATTGACCTGCCTGCCAGGCTGCTGCTGAGTCTGGCTCCCTGGCGCACCGCGCCGACCTGGCGCGTCGCCTTTTCCGGTGGCCTCGATTCCACTGTCCTGCTGCACCTTCTAGCGCAGCTTGCTAAAAACCAACCCCTGCCCAAACTCAAAGCCATTCATGTGCATCACGGCCTTCAGGCTGCGGCTGATGCGTGGCCGGCGCATTGTCAGTCGGTGTGTGATGCGCTGGGTGTGCCGTTAGAGGTGGTTCGCGTCCAGGTTCAACCCGGCGCCAGCCTTGAGCGTGCGGCCCGTGATGCGCGCTATGGCGCTTTTGTCGCGGCGACTCATCCTGGTGAGCTGCTGCTGACCGCCCAGCACCGCGACGATCAGGCGGAAACCTTGCTGTTTCGCCTGCTGCGCGGGGCGGGGGTGAGAGGGTTGTCAGCCATGCCGCTGGAGCGTCCGCTGGGTGGCGGGCATTTGCTGCGGCCGCTGCTTTGTGTGGCGCGGCGCGAACTGGAAGCCTATGCCGCTGCGCATCAATTGAGCTGGGTGGAAGACCCTTCGAACGCCGATCAGCAGTTTTCCCGTAATTACCTTCGCCAGCAGATTTTCCCGGCGCTCACGCAGCGTTGGCCGCAGGCCGTGGCCACCATCGCTCGAAGCGCCGCGCACTTGAGCGAGGCGCAGGAATTGCTGGATGAGCTGGCCGAGATGGATCGGGTTCATGCAGCGACCGTCAGCGAGTTTGATTGGCTGGGTGTGCCCTCTCTGGACATGGCAGCGCTTGAAAAACTCTCCACCGCTCGTCAGCGCAATGTCCTCAGCCATTGGCTTGCGCCGTTGACGCGGCTGCCGGACAGCGACCACTGGTCGGGTTGGAACAGTGTGCGCGATGCCGCCAGCGATGCGCGGCCGATCTGGCGTCTGGCAGACGGCGAGTTGCATCGTGCCGGTGGACGGATCTGGTGGCTGTCTGCCAACTGGCTGCATGCGCCGGTGCTGGATCAGTGCTGGACGGCCCCGGTCCAGGCGCTGCATTTACCGGATAACGGTCACCTGGCCTTCAGCGGCCAGCCCCCGGAAGGCGTACTGAGTGTTCGCTACCGGCAGGGTGGCGAGGTCATGTCGTTGCCCGGTCGCGGCCATCGTGATCTCAAGCGCCTGCTCAACGAAAGCGGCCTGCCGCTGTTTGCCCGTGGCAGATTGCCGCTGCTCTACCGCGACGGGCAGTTGTTGGCGGTTGCCAACCTCCCGGGGCTTGCGGGAAGTGCCCATGGCGACTGGCGTTTGCACTGGCAGCCAGCAAACCAAGATCAAGGTTTGAGCTGA
- a CDS encoding CTP synthase — protein MTRYIFVTGGVVSSLGKGIASASLAAILEARGLKVTMLKLDPYINVDPGTMSPFQHGEVFVTHDGAETDLDLGHYERFIRTTMTQNNNFTTGRVYEHVLRKERRGDYLGATIQVIPHITDEIKRRIIKGAGDADVAMVEIGGTVGDIESQPFLEAIRQLRFEVGAKRAMLMHLTLVPYIATAGETKTKPTQHSVKELRSIGLQPDVLVCRSDHPIDISSRRKIAQFTNVEERAVIALEDADTIYKIPGILHSQGLDDFVVERFGLQCGGADLSEWEAVVDAKLNPEHEVTIAMVGKYMELLDAYKSLIEAMSHAGISNRTKVNLRYIDSEDIENQGTALLEGVDAILVPGGFGLRGVEGKITAVQYARENKVPYLGICLGMQVAVIEFARNVLGWKDANSTEFDRASGHPVVGLITEWEDATGAVETRTESSDLGGTMRLGAQDCLLEAGSLVHDCYAKDVIVERHRHRYEVNNKLLPQLIDAGLKISGRSGDGALVEVVEAPDHPWFVACQFHPEFTSTPRDGHPLFSGFVKAALAQHQKKA, from the coding sequence ATGACGCGCTACATATTCGTCACGGGCGGTGTTGTTTCTTCATTGGGGAAAGGCATTGCATCGGCTTCATTGGCGGCCATCCTGGAGGCGCGGGGACTTAAGGTCACCATGCTCAAGCTGGACCCGTACATCAACGTTGACCCGGGCACCATGAGCCCGTTCCAGCACGGTGAAGTGTTCGTCACCCACGACGGCGCCGAGACTGACCTGGACCTGGGCCACTACGAGCGGTTCATCCGCACGACCATGACCCAGAACAACAACTTCACCACTGGCCGTGTCTACGAACACGTCCTGCGCAAAGAGCGCCGTGGTGACTACCTGGGCGCAACCATCCAGGTGATCCCGCACATCACCGACGAAATCAAGCGCCGCATCATCAAGGGTGCCGGCGATGCCGACGTGGCCATGGTCGAGATCGGTGGCACCGTGGGTGACATCGAGTCCCAACCGTTCCTCGAAGCCATCCGTCAATTGCGTTTCGAAGTCGGCGCCAAGCGCGCGATGCTGATGCACCTGACGCTGGTGCCGTACATCGCCACCGCCGGCGAGACCAAAACCAAGCCTACCCAGCACTCGGTCAAGGAATTGCGTTCCATCGGCCTGCAGCCAGACGTGCTGGTATGCCGCTCCGATCACCCGATCGACATTTCCTCGCGTCGCAAGATCGCGCAGTTCACCAACGTTGAAGAACGTGCGGTTATCGCGCTGGAAGACGCCGACACCATCTACAAGATCCCGGGCATTCTGCACTCCCAGGGCCTGGATGATTTCGTCGTGGAGCGTTTCGGCCTGCAATGCGGCGGTGCCGATCTGTCCGAGTGGGAAGCGGTGGTCGATGCCAAGCTGAACCCGGAACACGAAGTCACCATCGCGATGGTCGGCAAGTACATGGAGCTGCTGGACGCTTACAAATCGCTGATCGAAGCGATGAGTCACGCGGGCATCAGCAACCGTACCAAGGTCAACCTGCGTTACATCGACTCCGAAGACATCGAAAACCAGGGCACCGCGCTGCTTGAAGGCGTGGATGCGATCCTGGTTCCAGGCGGCTTCGGTCTGCGTGGCGTGGAAGGCAAGATCACTGCCGTTCAATACGCTCGCGAAAACAAGGTTCCGTACCTGGGTATCTGCCTGGGCATGCAAGTGGCCGTCATCGAGTTCGCTCGTAACGTGCTGGGCTGGAAAGACGCCAACTCCACCGAGTTCGATCGCGCCAGCGGTCACCCGGTCGTGGGTCTGATCACCGAGTGGGAAGATGCCACCGGCGCCGTCGAAACCCGTACCGAATCGTCCGATCTGGGCGGCACCATGCGCCTTGGCGCACAGGATTGCCTGCTGGAGGCCGGTTCCCTGGTGCACGATTGCTACGCCAAGGACGTTATCGTCGAGCGTCACCGTCACCGTTACGAAGTGAACAACAAGCTGCTGCCGCAACTGATCGACGCGGGCCTGAAAATCTCCGGTCGTTCGGGTGATGGCGCGCTGGTTGAAGTGGTTGAAGCACCGGATCATCCATGGTTCGTCGCTTGCCAGTTCCACCCTGAGTTCACCTCGACCCCGCGCGACGGTCACCCGTTGTTCAGCGGTTTCGTCAAAGCAGCTTTGGCTCAACACCAGAAGAAGGCTTGA
- the kdsA gene encoding 3-deoxy-8-phosphooctulonate synthase: protein MAQKIIRVGNIEIANDKPMVLFGGMNVLESRDMAMQVCEEYVKVTEKLGIPYVFKASFDKANRSSVTSYRGPGLEEGMRIFQDIKQAFGVPIITDVHEPEQAAVVAEVCDIIQLPAFLSRQTDLVVAMAKTGAVINIKKAQFLAPQEMKHILSKCEEAGNDQLILCERGSSFGYNNLVVDMLGFGIMKQFEYPVFFDVTHALQMPGGRSDSAGGRRAQVTDLAKAGMSQSLAGLFLEAHPDPDNAKCDGPCALRLDKLEPFLAQLKALDELVKSFPTVETA from the coding sequence ATGGCTCAAAAGATCATCCGCGTAGGCAACATCGAAATCGCCAACGACAAACCGATGGTGCTGTTCGGTGGCATGAACGTGCTGGAAAGCCGCGACATGGCGATGCAGGTCTGTGAAGAGTACGTAAAGGTGACCGAGAAACTCGGTATCCCTTACGTGTTCAAGGCCAGTTTCGACAAGGCTAACCGCTCTTCCGTGACCTCTTACCGTGGCCCGGGCCTCGAAGAAGGCATGCGGATTTTCCAGGACATCAAGCAAGCTTTCGGCGTGCCGATCATCACGGACGTCCACGAGCCTGAACAGGCGGCGGTCGTTGCTGAAGTCTGCGACATCATCCAGCTGCCGGCCTTCCTGTCGCGCCAGACCGATCTGGTCGTGGCGATGGCCAAGACCGGTGCGGTGATCAACATCAAGAAAGCCCAATTCCTCGCGCCTCAGGAAATGAAACACATCCTGAGCAAATGCGAAGAAGCGGGTAACGATCAGTTGATCCTCTGTGAGCGTGGTTCAAGCTTCGGCTACAACAACCTGGTGGTTGACATGCTCGGCTTCGGCATCATGAAGCAGTTCGAATACCCGGTGTTCTTCGACGTAACCCACGCACTGCAAATGCCCGGTGGTCGCTCCGACTCCGCTGGCGGCCGCCGTGCCCAGGTCACCGATCTGGCCAAGGCGGGCATGAGCCAGTCGCTGGCGGGTCTGTTCCTGGAAGCCCACCCGGACCCGGACAACGCCAAATGTGACGGCCCTTGCGCCTTGCGTCTGGACAAGCTGGAGCCGTTCCTGGCTCAGCTCAAGGCTCTGGACGAACTGGTTAAGAGTTTTCCGACGGTAGAAACCGCGTAA
- the ftsB gene encoding cell division protein FtsB gives MRSPNWLFLVLLLLLAGLQYRLWVGNGSLAQVADLTQQIADQHAENEALLERNRVLDAEVMELKKGMETVEERARHELGMVKEGETLYQLAQ, from the coding sequence ATGCGCAGTCCCAATTGGTTGTTCCTCGTCTTGCTCTTGCTGCTGGCCGGCCTGCAATACCGCCTGTGGGTAGGTAATGGCAGCCTGGCGCAGGTGGCCGACCTGACTCAGCAGATTGCGGATCAGCACGCTGAAAACGAGGCGCTGCTGGAGCGTAACCGGGTTCTGGACGCCGAAGTCATGGAGCTGAAAAAGGGCATGGAGACCGTTGAAGAACGGGCCCGCCATGAGTTGGGCATGGTCAAGGAGGGCGAGACCCTCTACCAGTTGGCCCAATGA